In Rosa chinensis cultivar Old Blush chromosome 1, RchiOBHm-V2, whole genome shotgun sequence, a genomic segment contains:
- the LOC112167610 gene encoding uncharacterized protein LOC112167610 — protein MTYPLVARCLYSGKGYMIPLNQCMSYSELYEDIFRTFQFSPTDIVELQYSVPGCEVCFLRNDRDFQMLFCSARIHRLECVDISVLKTGGGCRRNCSVDSCSEVIDEDDYLGDAFRTKVHKTYLSDEWSSYIHNIGDKFHGAAELREKLRKYAIALGFKFVFLRNDLDRIHAVCANVGTEGCDWHLRAFSSSANGCLYITELNNTHSCKGVVRTQKHKLLGSKVVKTCISADVSFNLSLKPREIMSKFKSTYGFDISYKVALKAKHRAKEAIYGSDANTFSKLSWYKEAVLQSNPGSSFVLEVEPSSNRFQRLFVAYGGCVEGFQFCLPVLYVDGTFGKSICKGQILSATGRNGNQGFYPLAICFCDSETDANWTFFFKHLKSLLEPQGRVITFISNRGVGLLSAFDKVFAGNPHLFCYKHLVANLASKYRGKGNSKLIEDVKQKFFKVAYSSTQKEYRFNLRLLRAVGGADIIDPFLSELPVENCLLYAGPDKN, from the exons ATGACTTATCCTCTGGTTGCTAGGTGCCTTTACTCTGGCAAAGGTTATATGATTCCTTTGAATCAATGCATGAGCTACTCTGAGTTGTATGAAGACATTTTCCGCACATTCCAGTTTTCCCCAACTGATATTGTTGAGCTTCAGTATTCAGTTCCAGGTTGTGAAGTCTGTTTTCTGCGTAATGATCGTGATTTCCAGATGCTATTTTGCTCTGCCAGAATACATAGGTTAGAGTGTGTCGATATTTCAGTTTTAAAGACTGGGGGAGGTTGTAGGAGAAACTGTTCTGTGGATAGTTGTTCGGAAGTtattgatgaagatgattaTTTGGGTGATGCATTCAGGACTAAAGTTCACAAGACGTATTTGTCTGATGAGTGGAGTTCTTATATTCATAATATCGGGGATAAGTTTCATGGCGCTGCTGAGCTCCGTGAAAAGCTCAGGAAGTATGCAATTGCACTTGGTTTCAAGTTTGTATTCCTGAGAAATGATTTGGACCGTATTCATGCAGTCTGTGCAAATGTTGGAACTGAAGGTTGTGATTGGCATCTTCGGGCTTTTTCATCATCTGCCAATGGTTGCCTTTATATCACAGAGTTGAATAATACTCACTCTTGCAAGGGTGTAGTTAGGACTCAAAAACACAAGCTTTTGGGATCCAAGGTTGTCAAGACTTGCATTTCTGCAGATGTTAGCTTTAATCTTTCATTGAAGCCACGGGAGATTATGAGCAAGTTCAAATCAACATATGGGTTTGATATTTCATACAAGGTTgccttgaaagcaaagcatcGGGCCAAGGAAGCAATTTATGGTTCCGATGCAAACACGTTCAGCAAGTTATCTTGGTATAAGGAAGCTGTTTTGCAGAGTAACCCCGGCTCTTCTTTTGTGTTGGAGGTTGAACCATCATCAAATCGTTTTCAGAGGCTTTTCGTAGCTTACGGAGGTTGTGTAGAAGGCTTCCAATTCTGTTTGCCagtgttgtatgttgatggaACGTTTGGTAAAAGCATTTGCAAGGGGCAGATTCTGTCTGCAACTGGAAGGAATGGGAATCAAG GTTTCTATCCTCTAGCCATATGTTTTTGTGATTCTGAGACAGATGCAAACTGGACATTCTTTTTCAAGCATTTGAAGAGTCTGCTTGAACCTCAAGGAAGAGTTATCACATTTATTAGTAATCGGGGTGTTGGATTGTTGAGCGCTTTTGATAAGGTATTTGCTGGTAATCCTCATCTATTTTGTTACAAGCACTTGGTGGCGAACCTTGCCAGTAAATATAGGGGTAAAGGTAATTCAAAATTGATAGAAGATGTAAAGCAGAAGTTTTTTAAGGTTGCATATTCATCTACACAGAAGGAATACCGTTTCAATTTGCGGTTACTTAGAGCAGTTGGAGGTGCCGATATTATTGACCCTTTTCTTTCTGAATTGCCTGTGGAAAATTG TCTATTGTATGCTGGACCAGacaagaattaa